One window of Acipenser ruthenus chromosome 17, fAciRut3.2 maternal haplotype, whole genome shotgun sequence genomic DNA carries:
- the LOC117423719 gene encoding plastin-1-like: MENNTTQISREELEELKEAFNKIDIDNSGYVCDYELQDLFKEAHLPLPGYKVREIVEKILVAADHNKDGRIDFEEFVSICQELKSKEISKSFRKAINKKEGITAIGGTSEISSEGTQHSYSEEEQVAFVNWINKALKDDPDCKHLLPMDPNDESVFKSVGDGIILCKLINLSQAETIDERVINKKKLTPFTISENLVLALNSASAIGCTVVNIGAQDLRAGRPHLVLGLLWQIIKVGLFAHIEISRNEALITLLEEGEDLEDLMKLSPEELLLRWVNYHLTNAGWQKIGNFSNDIEDSKAYFHLLNQIAPKGIQDDELKIDIDMSGFNEKNDLQRAECMLQQAAKMDCRQFVTPADVVAGNPKLNIAFVANLFNTYPALNKPNHGYDLAMLEGESREERTFRNWMNSLGVSPYVHHLYSDLTDAAVIFQLYERIRVPVNWNRVNKRPYPALGGNMKKLENCNYAVDLGKNEAKFSLVGIGGQNLNEGHSTLTLALVWQIMRRYTLTVLSDLGGGEKVNDEMIINWVNVTLEAAEKETSIKSFKDKSICTSLPVLDLISAIAPNAIREEMVRRDDDLSDEDKLNNAKYAISVSRKIGARVYALPEDLVEVKPKMVMTVFACLMGRGMNKING; this comes from the exons ACATTGACAACAGTGGCTATGTGTGTGACTACGAGCTTCAGGATCTCTTTAAAGAAGCACATCTGCCACTGCCTGGATACAAGGTCCGAGAAATTGTGGAAAAAATTCTAGTAGCTGCTGATCACAATAAAGACGGAAGGATTGATTTTGAAGAATTTGTATCG ATCTGTCAGGAGCTAAAAAGCAAAGAGATCAGTAAGTCATTTCGAAAAGCCATAAACAAAAAGGAGGGAATCACAGCAATCGGAGGAACCTCTGAGATTTCCAGTGAAGGAACCCAGCACTCCTACTCCG aggAAGAACAAGTTGCTTTTGTGAACTGGATTAACAAAGCCCTAAAAGATGATCCTGATTGCAAACATTTACTGCCCATGGATCCAAACGATGAGAGTGTTTTCAAATCGGTCGGGGATGGCATTATTCTTTG CAAACTGATAAACTTATCCCAGGCAGAAACAATCGACGAGAGAGTTATTAATAAGAAGAAACTAACCCCGTTCACCATTTCT GAAAACCTGGTGCTTGCATTAAATTCAGCCTCTGCAATTGGCTGCACTGTCGTCAACATTGGGGCTCAGGATCTCAGGGCAGGGAGGCCTCACTTAGTCCTCGGCCTGCTGTGGCAGATCATTAAAGTTGGGCTGTTTGCTCATATTGAGATCTCCAGAAATGAAG CTCTCATTACCCTGTTGGAGGAAGGAGAGGATCTGGAGGATCTAATGAAACTCTCCCCTGAAGAGCTGCTGCTGCGCTGGGTCAACTACCACCTGACTAACGCAGGCTGGCAGAAGATTGGCAACTTCAGTAATGATATTGAG GATTCAAAAGCTTATTTCCACCTGCTGAATCAGATTGCCCCGAAAGGTATCCAAGATGATGAACTCAAGATCGACATTGACATGTCTGGTTTTAAT GAGAAAAATGACCTACAGAGGGCAGAGTGTATGCTTCAGCAGGCAGCTAAGATGGACTGTAGGCAGTTTGTCACGCCGGCAGACGTGGTTGCTGGTAACCCAAAGCTGAATATAGCTTTTGTGGCCAACCTGTTCAATACCTACCCAGCCCTAAACAAGCCAAATCACGGATATGACCTTGCTATGCTGGAAG GGGAAAGCAGAGAAGAAAGAACCTTCCGGAACTGGATGAATTCTTTAGGTGTGAGCCCATATGTCCACCATTTATACAG TGATCTTACAGATGCCGCAGTGATTTTTCAGCTGTATGAGCGAATCCGGGTGCCTGTTAATTGGAATCGCGTTAACAAACGACCTTACCCTGCACTTGGTGGCAACATGAAAAAG CTTGAAAACTGTAACTATGCAGTTGATCTCGGTAAAAACGAGGCTAAATTCTCCTTGGTTGGGATTGGGGGACAGAATCTCAATGAAGGTCACTCGACACTCACACTAGCCTTGGTGTGGCAAATTATGAGAAG gTACACTTTGACAGTTTTATCTGATCTTGGCGGAGGTGAAAAAGTAAATGATGAAATGATTATTAACTGGGTGAATGTAACCTTAGAAGCAGCAGAAAAGGAGACTTCCATTAAAAGTTTTaag gacAAATCCATCTGCACTAGTTTGCCAGTACTGGATTTGATAAGTGCTATTGCACCAAATGCCATCCGTGAAGAAATGGTGAGGAGAGATGATGATCTTTCCGATGAAGACAAACTTAACAATGCAAA ATACGCAATCTCAGTTTCTCGTAAGATCGGGGCTCGAGTGTATGCACTCCCTGAAGACCTGGTGGAGGTGAAACCCAAGATGGTCATGACAGTGTTTGCCTGTTTAATGGGAAGAGGAATGAATAAAATTAATGGATAA